One stretch of Amycolatopsis sp. 195334CR DNA includes these proteins:
- a CDS encoding LysR family transcriptional regulator → MELRQLEYFVAVAEESHFTRAAQRMHVAQSGLSAAIRSLEKELGAPLFRRSTRQVRLTSAGEALLVEARRTLSAADAGRDAVAAVQGLVRGTLAIGSLQCLHSLPLPELLRDFVTAHPGLDVRLRHSGSTELLDQVRTGTLDLAFVARPSRCPEGLRLAPLGTERLVLACAPEHPLAGRAEARLTDLADERFVDFHPGWGTRDHADAVLADAGVHRKVALEVTDVHSLLELVAFGLGVALVPETFSLKTDQARFIPLPRPVPAWETMSVTTELPSAATVAFLGRMGGGHG, encoded by the coding sequence GTGGAACTCCGCCAGCTCGAGTACTTCGTCGCGGTCGCCGAGGAGTCGCACTTCACCCGGGCCGCGCAGCGGATGCACGTGGCCCAGTCCGGCCTGTCGGCCGCCATCCGGTCGCTGGAGAAGGAACTCGGCGCGCCACTGTTCCGCCGCAGCACCCGCCAGGTGCGGCTGACCAGCGCGGGCGAGGCCCTGCTGGTCGAGGCCCGCCGCACCCTGTCCGCCGCCGACGCCGGCCGGGACGCCGTGGCCGCGGTGCAGGGCCTGGTCCGCGGCACCCTGGCCATCGGCTCGCTGCAGTGCCTGCACTCGCTCCCCTTGCCGGAGTTGCTCCGTGACTTCGTCACCGCCCATCCCGGACTGGACGTCCGGCTGCGGCACAGCGGCTCGACCGAACTGCTCGACCAGGTGCGGACCGGCACGCTCGACCTCGCCTTCGTGGCCAGACCGTCCCGTTGCCCCGAGGGCCTCCGGCTCGCCCCGCTCGGCACCGAACGCCTCGTGCTCGCCTGCGCACCCGAGCACCCGCTGGCTGGTCGCGCCGAGGCACGCCTCACCGACCTCGCCGACGAGCGCTTCGTCGACTTCCACCCCGGCTGGGGCACCCGCGACCACGCCGACGCCGTGCTCGCCGACGCCGGGGTGCACCGCAAGGTGGCGCTCGAGGTCACCGACGTGCACTCGCTGCTCGAACTCGTCGCCTTCGGCCTCGGCGTGGCGCTGGTGCCGGAGACCTTCTCGCTGAAGACCGACCAGGCGCGGTTCATCCCGCTCCCCCGTCCGGTTCCGGCTTGGGAGACCATGTCGGTGACCACGGAACTCCCGAGCGCGGCCACGGTCGCGTTCCTCGGGCGGATGGGCGGCGGACATGGCTGA